In Natronomonas halophila, one DNA window encodes the following:
- a CDS encoding glycosyltransferase family 4 protein has protein sequence MSADSPTVSVVIQPGKKDNGPMTHQTESLCDILSAVATVQIVALNAAVVAPLADDYDILEVGDGQFPDGIAAAAVQFLVNQIRLGVALARADTDVVLFYGATTYAIPMAIARLGGADVIAQPKGDVAAACYADWRRSTPTAVARVLATGVKLLERTGFAVAHGTAVYTPTMARSLGLDPESASVYADAARFVDTEAFSVDTPPAERPDHVVFVGRLDADKRIDIILEAARQLGPEIDVTLVGNGPQADRLADAPPNVTHEGWVPHDEVPAYLADAQAVILASEQEGLPTVLLEAYACGTPVVAPRVGGIEDAITDALTGEVYSTPDADQLAASARRVVEEYDSDVLAQNCRAIAEGRFSRAAAVDRYRTMLEQLSTQYAASTTTTPEIAEVPT, from the coding sequence ATGAGCGCAGACTCGCCGACGGTCTCGGTGGTCATCCAACCCGGCAAAAAGGATAACGGGCCGATGACCCACCAGACCGAATCGCTCTGTGACATCCTCTCGGCCGTCGCGACGGTTCAGATCGTCGCGTTGAACGCCGCAGTCGTCGCCCCGCTGGCCGACGACTACGACATCCTCGAGGTCGGCGACGGGCAGTTTCCCGACGGGATCGCCGCGGCGGCCGTCCAGTTCCTCGTTAATCAGATCCGGCTGGGCGTCGCGCTGGCCCGCGCCGACACTGACGTCGTGTTATTCTACGGCGCGACGACCTACGCCATCCCGATGGCGATCGCGCGCCTCGGCGGCGCCGACGTAATTGCCCAACCGAAGGGCGATGTCGCGGCGGCCTGCTATGCCGACTGGCGCCGCTCAACACCGACGGCCGTCGCGCGGGTGCTCGCAACAGGCGTGAAACTCCTGGAACGAACCGGCTTTGCGGTTGCTCACGGCACCGCCGTCTACACCCCGACGATGGCCCGGTCGTTGGGACTCGACCCCGAGTCGGCGAGCGTGTATGCCGATGCCGCCCGGTTCGTCGACACGGAGGCCTTTTCCGTTGACACGCCCCCGGCCGAACGTCCCGACCACGTCGTGTTTGTCGGTCGGCTGGATGCCGACAAACGCATCGACATCATCCTCGAGGCCGCGCGACAGCTTGGCCCCGAGATCGACGTGACGCTCGTCGGTAACGGCCCGCAGGCCGACCGGCTGGCCGACGCCCCGCCGAACGTTACCCACGAAGGCTGGGTGCCCCACGACGAGGTACCGGCGTATCTCGCCGACGCGCAGGCCGTGATACTCGCCTCGGAACAGGAGGGGCTGCCGACGGTGCTGCTGGAAGCCTACGCCTGCGGGACGCCCGTCGTCGCCCCGCGGGTCGGCGGCATCGAAGACGCCATTACGGACGCCCTGACGGGTGAAGTGTATTCGACGCCCGATGCCGACCAACTCGCGGCGAGCGCCCGCCGTGTTGTGGAAGAATACGACAGCGACGTGCTGGCACAGAATTGCCGCGCCATCGCCGAAGGCCGGTTTTCACGAGCGGCAGCGGTCGACCGCTATCGAACGATGCTCGAACAACTCTCCACGCAGTACGCTGCATCGACAACAACCACACCCGAGATTGCGGAGGTACCGACATGA
- a CDS encoding site-specific integrase translates to MRTERNKDGSWNVWMSRDEYQELPRAAHSLQAEVAIRLMGDCGLRVAETLDVQPRHISRTKDGRHYELAVTSGKDTTGEYEGGKYRETWLPRDVEVLINRYVQENDLGEGDLLIDRKKRSVQNWVSRAAEAAADETGDDDYRRVSSHDLRRCWANHLLVEEGVSPRIVMALGGWSSYDAIEPYLAAPTEDNIIDQMSKATL, encoded by the coding sequence ATGCGAACCGAACGGAACAAAGACGGCTCGTGGAACGTCTGGATGAGTCGCGACGAATACCAGGAACTCCCGCGAGCCGCCCACAGCCTCCAGGCCGAGGTCGCCATCCGTCTTATGGGCGACTGCGGCCTCCGGGTCGCCGAAACCCTCGACGTCCAGCCGCGACACATCTCGCGAACAAAGGACGGTCGCCACTACGAGCTCGCCGTCACCTCCGGGAAGGACACCACCGGCGAATACGAGGGCGGGAAGTACCGAGAGACCTGGCTCCCTCGCGACGTCGAGGTCCTCATCAATCGCTACGTCCAGGAGAACGACCTTGGCGAGGGGGATCTTCTCATCGACCGGAAGAAGCGAAGCGTCCAGAACTGGGTATCACGAGCAGCGGAGGCGGCTGCCGACGAGACCGGCGACGACGACTATCGACGAGTCTCGAGTCACGACCTTCGGCGCTGTTGGGCGAACCATCTGCTCGTCGAGGAAGGAGTCTCGCCGCGGATCGTGATGGCGCTCGGCGGGTGGTCGTCCTACGACGCGATCGAGCCGTACCTCGCGGCGCCGACCGAGGACAACATCATCGACCAGATGTCGAAGGCGACCCTATAG
- a CDS encoding glycosyltransferase, with protein sequence MSSDLSTPTLATPSLDGIEPRVAIVSPGDRTDRLTVPLAAAGIDYSVNPVDPTTFDVVICDTPDREMLRTVVECRLDGTPVLFRQRGDPFWGIGEWIDSRVKKAVLFRMLRAVDGCLAIAPHQASKYSRKTGVQSDIVTLPKDVAEWPDSDHTDEELRIISLTNATYPDKYRPLLELAPAVDEVLESGTWRIGSWCDKHGEEIRGVLGSYDNIEYGIQLDAEAELEWANVMIHHSGLDVLPNAILEGMAARLPVLTNPHVAFSQSPAPTVISSGDRVPELLAQLRDPEGRQVVGDRGHDYVARAHDPEAVGHELVRAVTRLTDIGGDGKR encoded by the coding sequence ATGAGTAGTGATTTGTCAACACCCACGCTGGCCACCCCATCGTTAGATGGCATCGAACCACGCGTCGCCATCGTCAGCCCTGGCGACCGCACCGACCGTCTCACCGTACCGCTAGCTGCTGCCGGCATTGACTACTCGGTTAACCCCGTCGACCCCACAACGTTCGACGTTGTCATCTGCGATACGCCAGATCGGGAGATGCTTCGGACGGTCGTCGAGTGCCGGCTCGACGGCACGCCCGTCCTGTTCCGGCAGCGTGGCGATCCATTCTGGGGCATCGGCGAATGGATTGATTCGCGTGTGAAGAAGGCCGTCCTGTTTCGGATGCTGCGGGCCGTCGACGGGTGTCTCGCGATCGCCCCCCACCAGGCGAGCAAGTATTCGCGGAAGACGGGTGTGCAGTCCGACATCGTGACGCTGCCGAAGGACGTCGCCGAGTGGCCGGATAGCGATCACACCGACGAGGAGTTACGCATCATCTCGCTGACGAACGCGACGTATCCCGACAAGTACCGGCCGCTACTGGAACTCGCGCCCGCCGTCGACGAGGTTCTGGAGTCGGGGACGTGGCGCATCGGGTCGTGGTGTGACAAGCACGGCGAGGAAATCCGGGGGGTGCTCGGCTCGTACGACAACATCGAGTACGGCATCCAGTTGGACGCCGAAGCTGAGTTAGAATGGGCGAACGTGATGATTCACCATTCCGGCCTCGACGTCCTCCCGAACGCGATATTGGAAGGGATGGCCGCTCGCCTGCCCGTGTTGACGAATCCACACGTCGCGTTTAGTCAGTCGCCAGCCCCGACCGTGATCTCCAGTGGCGACCGCGTCCCCGAGTTGCTTGCCCAGCTGCGCGACCCCGAGGGTCGACAGGTCGTCGGCGACCGCGGCCACGACTACGTCGCTCGCGCGCACGACCCCGAAGCCGTCGGCCACGAGCTGGTGCGCGCGGTGACACGGCTCACTGACATCGGAGGTGACGGGAAACGATGA